A genomic segment from Salvia splendens isolate huo1 chromosome 13, SspV2, whole genome shotgun sequence encodes:
- the LOC121762503 gene encoding delta(8)-fatty-acid desaturase-like, protein MAAAGDDDKKYITSDDLSKHNKSGDLWLSIQGKVYNVTDWAKRHPGGEVPLLNLAGQDVTDAFIAFHPGSAWKHLDSLFTGYHLRDFHVSEMSRDYRTLATQFARSGMFEKKGHGVIYSLCFVSFLLAACFYGVLGCDGFLTHILSGCLLGLIWMQVAYLGHDSGHYNIMISPRFNKLAQILTGNCLTGISIAWWKWTHNAHHIACNSLDYDPDLQHLPMLAVSNRFFTNLTSKFYNRKLEFDPIARFFISYQHLTYYPVMCVARVNLYLQTFLLLLSSRRVPDRGLNILGIMVFWTWFPLLVSFLPNWTERVLFVLASFCVCSIQHIQFTLNHFAADVYVGPPKGNNWFEKQTAGTIDIDCPSYMDWFFGGLQFQLEHHLFPRLPRCHLRKVSPIIRDLCKKHNLPYRSLTFVEANKWTLRTLRAAAVEARDFSMVPRNLLWEAVNTHG, encoded by the coding sequence ATGGCCGCCGCCGGCGACGACGATAAGAAGTACATCACCTCCGACGATCTCAGCAAGCACAACAAATCCGGCGATCTGTGGCTCTCAATCCAGGGCAAAGTCTACAACGTCACCGATTGGGCGAAGCGCCACCCCGGCGGCGAGGTTCCTCTTCTCAATCTCGCTGGCCAGGACGTCACCGACGCATTCATCGCCTTCCACCCTGGCTCCGCCTGGAAGCACCTGGACAGTCTCTTCACCGGCTACCACCTCCGCGACTTCCACGTCTCGGAAATGTCTCGCGATTACCGCACCCTCGCGACGCAGTTCGCCAGATCCGGAATGTTCGAGAAGAAAGGCCACGGCGTGATCTACAGCCTCTGCTTCGTCTCCTTCCTCCTCGCCGCCTGCTTCTACGGCGTCCTCGGCTGCGACGGTTTCCTCACCCACATTCTCTCCGGATGCCTCCTCGGATTAATCTGGATGCAGGTCGCCTACCTAGGGCACGACTCCGGCCACTACAACATCATGATTAGCCCTAGATTCAACAAATTAGCGCAGATCCTCACCGGAAACTGCCTCACCGGCATCAGCATTGCGTGGTGGAAGTGGACGCACAACGCGCACCACATCGCGTGCAACAGCCTCGATTACGACCCCGATCTCCAGCACCTCCCGATGCTCGCCGTCTCCAACCGCTTCTTCACCAACCTCACCTCCAAATTCTACAACAGGAAGCTCGAATTCGATCCAATCGCTCGATTCTTCATCAGCTACCAACACCTCACATACTACCCCGTGATGTGCGTCGCCAGAGTCAATCTCTACCTCCAAacattcctcctcctcctctccagCCGCAGAGTCCCCGACAGAGGCCTCAACATTTTAGGAATCATGGTGTTCTGGACATGGTTCCCTCTCCTCGTCTCATTTTTACCCAATTGGACGGAGAGAGTCCTCTTCGTGCTAGCCAGCTTCTGCGTCTGCTCAATCCAACACATCCAATTCACGCTCAACCACTTCGCCGCCGACGTCTACGTAGGCCCGCCGAAGGGGAACAACTGGTTCGAAAAACAAACCGCTGGAACAATCGACATTGACTGCCCTTCTTATATGGATTGGTTTTTCGGCGGGCTCCAATTTCAGCTGGAGCATCATCTCTTTCCAAGGCTGCCGAGGTGCCATTTGAGGAAGGTTTCCCCCATTATCAGAGACCTCTGCAAGAAGCACAACTTGCCATACCGGAGCTTGACGTTTGTGGAGGCGAACAAGTGGACGCTGCGGACGCTCAGGGCCGCCGCGGTCGAGGCCCGAGACTTCTCCATGGTGCCGAGAAACTTGCTGTGGGAAGCTGTCAACACACATGGATGA